The following proteins are co-located in the Plasmodium brasilianum strain Bolivian I chromosome 11, whole genome shotgun sequence genome:
- a CDS encoding pre-mRNA-splicing factor ATP-dependent RNA helicase PRP16 has product MIAKTSFNNTSSSDEEKKTENKIIESSNKNITFKRRKINRINKNNATNNSQKNVFKNVDILEKGNIIFKKNKYMKSDNWKKGIRKEVRNSKGVYKNERFASSKLRISKLDEFSSEALEGNDDDRSSYEEINLTKKKESRHNNSNCNSDINSNNSSNDNSYYSSSQEKGSNQFESNCISSRYETYNKSDRRKSSYQKKHDNNKKGKEYYSNNNDRILDEIWYTKEDEFIDSFYNIDKDITYEKEKKMINNFKTRLNSEGKKVNQKNLDNNLWELNKLKQGGVNSTYNKLQLDRINEANNTNEVKKFVLTRHVTPSFIDKLKSSNEEWAAEVGEGTATAAVIKEVETGGNVSKNVVNECNNGSYDRKSNSTSYSIVVKDETCDFVKAAKKGSEFLKYFKNENEKSKARDRYWEIERSKLGELLKLYKNNLNDSTKDGSNTNLDIEEEENSEVFDYKKDKMYGTIFNMESKKKKSTLQDKEDLLRLKESLPIYKSKKELLDAVYNNNIIIIVGETGSGKTTQIVQYLYEEGYHKNGIICCTQPRRVAAVSVAYRVSYEMNVEIGSLVGYTIRFEDNTTKDTKIRYVTDGILLRETLTDKELDKYSVIIMDEAHERSINTDVLLGILKNICLKRNDLKLLVTSATIDSKKFSQFFGNAPIYNIHGRTFKVHLEYLRTPCNDYIECAVQKAIEIHISDNNYDNNFGDILIFMTGQEDINATCYLLSERFYEVYESYKEAKSNKKVTINKIRNIINRKKSSSEMAQKGGDHKVVVEYSGEHDNEDRNADRGEDRSANSGKDSVEERGNDYYNKGINDGMHHIYPFYVFPIYSQLSSEQQSKIFQKYDLRKIIVSTNIAETSLTLDGIKYVIDTGYCKLKVYNQKIGMDVLQVTPISQANANQRSGRAGRTGAGICYRLYTENTFLCDLYPNNIPEIQRSNLSNVVLLLKSLNVQNIFEFDFIDTPSKESIINSLHELWVLGAINNEGNLTDIGKKMILFPLDPPLSKIVIYSEKFACTKETLIIVSMLSSPAIFLEAKESNEAIESKKEKFTVPESDHLTLLNIYLQWRAHNYSYSWCTNNFIQYKSLNKAKEVYSQLSDIIKTVNIKNVSCNNKWECVRKTICSGYFHNAAKLKSFSEYINLRTNVSCHVHPNCSLYNIGYTPDYVIYQEIVFTTKEFMRNVTTVEPEWLCELGPLFFYMKNLY; this is encoded by the coding sequence aTGATAGCAAAAACATCTTTTAATAACACATCTTCGTCtgatgaggaaaaaaaaacagagaacaaaataatagaatcaagtaataaaaacataacatttaaaagaagaaagattAACAgaattaataagaataatgcAACTAATAACAGtcaaaaaaatgtttttaaaaatgttgaCATTTTGGAGAAGgggaatataatatttaaaaaaaacaaatacatGAAATCGGATAATTGGAAAAAAGGTATTCGAAAGGAAGTAAGGAACTCTAAGGGAGTCTACAAAAATGAGAGGTTTGCAAGTAGCAAATTGAGAATTTCTAAATTAGACGAGTTTTCAAGTGAAGCGTTAGAAGGCAATGACGATGATAGAAGCAGTTATGAAGAAattaatttaacaaaaaaaaaagaatcgaggcataataatagtaactgTAATAGTGATATTAATAGCAATAACAGTAGCAATGACAACAGTTATTATAGCAGCTCTCAGGAAAAAGGGAGTAACCAATTTGAAAGTAACTGTATTTCAAGTCGATATGAAACATATAACAAATCGGATAGAAGAAAAAGCTCGTACCAAAAAAAACatgataacaataaaaaaggaaaagaatatTACAGCAATAATAATGACAGGATTTTAGACGAAATATGGTATACGAAAGAAGATGAATTTATTGATTCATTCTACAATATAGATAAAGATATTACCTatgagaaagaaaaaaaaatgataaataatttcaaaacAAGATTGAATAGTGAAGGGAAAAAagtaaatcaaaaaaatttagataataatttatgggaattaaacaaattaaaacaaGGTGGTGTTAACtcaacatataataaattacaattGGATAGAATTAATGAAGCCAACAACACTAACGAAGTGAAGAAATTTGTTTTAACAAGACATGTAACTCCATCTTTTATTGATAAGTTAAAAAGTTCAAATGAAGAATGGGCAGCAGAAGTGGGAGAAGGAACAGCGACAGCAGCAGTGATAAAAGAAGTGGAAACTGGGGGGAATGTTTCGAAAAATGTAGTTAACGAATGCAACAACGGTTCATATGACAGAAAATCCAACTCAACATCTTACTCCATTGTGGTTAAGGATGAAACATGCGATTTTGTAAAAGCAGCAAAAAAGGGAagtgaatttttaaaatattttaaaaatgaaaatgagaaATCTAAAGCGAGGGATAGATATTGGGAAATTGAGAGAAGCAAATTAGGAGAACtattaaaattgtataaaaataatttaaacgACTCAACCAAAGATGGAAGTAATACAAACCTAGATATAGAAGAAGAGGAGAACTCAGAAGTTTttgattataaaaaagacaaGATGTATGGtacaatatttaatatggaaagtaaaaaaaagaagagtaCATTACAAGATAAGGAAGATTTATTAAGATTAAAAGAATCATTACCTATTTATAAAtctaaaaaagaattactaGATGcagtatataataataatattataataattgtagGTGAAACTGGTTCAGGAAAAACAACACAGATTGTTCAATATTTGTATGAAGAAGGATATCATAAAAATGGGATAATATGCTGTACTCAACCAAGAAGAGTTGCAGCAGTCTCAGTTGCTTATCGTGTATCATACGAAATGAATGTCGAGATAGGATCATTAGTTGGTTATACTATTAGATTTGAGGATAATACTACGAAAGATACAAAAATTCGTTATGTTACTGATGGTATTTTATTAAGAGAAACATTAACTGATAAAGAATTAGATAAATATAGTGTTATAATAATGGACGAAGCTCATGAAAGATCTATTAATACAGATGTTTTATTAggtatattaaaaaacatctgcctaaaaagaaatgatttaaaattattagtaaCATCTGCTACTATTGATTCTAAAAAATTCTCTCAATTTTTTGGAAATGCacctatatataatattcatgGAAGAACATTTAAAGTACATTTAGAATACTTGAGAACGCCATGTAACGATTATATAGAATGCGCTGTACAAAAGGCAATTGAAATTCATATTTCAGATAATAACTATGATAACAATTTTGGGgacatattaatttttatgaccGGGCAAGAAGATATTAATGCTACATGCTACCTACTCAGTGAGAGGTTTTATGAAGTATATGAATCGTATAAGGAAGCCAAAAGCAATAAGAAAGTTACTATTAACAAGattagaaatataattaatcgTAAGAAAAGTTCCTCTGAGATGGCGCAAAAAGGGGGGGACCATAAGGTCGTCGTCGAATATAGCGGTGAACATGATAATGAAGATAGAAATGCAGATAGAGGTGAGGATAGAAGTGCTAATAGTGGAAAAGATAGCGTTGAAGAAAGAGGAAACGATTACTACAATAAGGGTATAAATGATGGAATGCATCACATATACCCATTCTACGTGTTTCCTATATATTCGCAGTTATCTAGTGAACAGCAAAGCAAAATATTTCAGAAGTACGATCTGAGAAAAATAATCGTTTCAACAAACATAGCAGAGACTTCTCTAACCTTAGATGGAATCAAATACGTGATTGATACAGGGTACtgtaaattaaaagtatataaccAAAAAATAGGAATGGACGTGTTGCAAGTAACTCCTATATCTCAAGCAAATGCAAATCAAAGGTCAGGAAGAGCGGGAAGAACTGGTGCGGGTATATGTTATCGCCTTTATACTGAAAATACATTCCTATGTGATTTATATCCTAATAATATACCAGAAATACAAAGAAGTAATTTGTCTAAtgtagtattattattaaaatccTTAAATGTGCAGAATATATTTGAGTTCGATTTTATTGACACTCCCAGTAAAgaaagtataataaattcTTTACACGAATTATGGGTGTTAGGTGCTATAAATAATGAAGGTAATTTAACCGACATagggaaaaaaatgatactTTTTCCACTAGACCCACCCTTAtcaaaaattgtaatttacAGCGAAAAATTTGCGTGTACAAAAGAAACTCTAATTATTGTTAGTATGCTTTCTTCTCCTGCAATCTTTTTAGAAGCAAAAGAAAGTAATGAAGCTATTGAAtccaaaaaagaaaaatttaccGTACCAGAAAGTGATCATTTAACCCTCTTAAATATTTACCTACAATGGCGTGCTcataattattcatatagtTGGTGTACTAACAACtttatacaatataaatCCCTAAATAAGGCAAAAGAAGTGTATTCACAACTAAgtgatataattaaaacagtaaatataaaaaatgtttcatgtaataataaatgggAATGTGTAAGAAAAACTATTTGCTCAGGATATTTTCATAATGCAGCCAAATTAAAATCCTTTtctgaatatattaatttaagaaCTAATGTATCTTGTCATGTCCATCCAAACtgttcattatataatattggCTACACACCTGATTATGTCATTTATCAAGAAATTGTTTTTACAACAAAAGAATTTATGAGAAATGTTACTACAGTAGAACCCGAATGGCTGTGTGAATTGGgtccactttttttttatatgaaaaatttatattaa